The segment GCCAGGCAACGTGAGGCAGATCGAAAACGAGATCCGCCGCGCCCTCGTGCTTTGCGACGACATGATCGATCGCGAGCACCTGTCGCCAGAGATCGCAAATGTCACACCTGCAGTGCCCGTCGATCTGGGTCTGAACGTTCGCCCTCGAGTCGATGCGCTCGAAGTGCAGCTCGTACGCGAAGCGCTGGAACGCACGCGCGGCAATCAGACACAAGCCGCGAAGCTGCTCGGATTGTCGCGCTTCGGGCTGCAAAAAATGATGAAGCGATTGAACGTCGTGGCGTGACGTTCCTAGTCGGAAACCAAGCTCCGAGCGTCGCGCACGATCTTCTCGATGCCTTCGTCCGTCGCCTCGTAAAAGCCACGAATGAAACCTTTATCATCGACGAGGACAAACCGTTCGCCGTGAACGATCTCGATCATGCCGGGCGTGGTCTCGGTCTTCTTCCCCATCATCATCTTGAAGCCCTTCACGATCACCGGTTCGACGTCACCGAGCTGCCCCGTCAAAAAATCCCATCGCGACGTGTCCGCTCCATACTTTTGCGCGTACGCCCGAAGCACGTCCGGCGTGTCGGTTTCCGGATCAACGGTGAACGTCACTAGCCGCAGCGTGTCGCCGAGATCTCGCGTGCGCTCCTGAACCTCGACCATGCGTTTGGTCAGGCGCGGACACACGCTCGGACACGAGGTGAAAACGAAGTCCGCGATGTACGTTTTCCCGCGCAGGTTTGCCGCGCCAAACTGCTGACCTTGTTGATTCGTGAGCGAGTATGCGGGGAGCTCGACGAGCGTGGGCAATGCAGACAGGCGTCGAGCGAGCAGCACGCGCGCCGAGAACAATGCGAGAAACACGAGCGCCGCCGCGATCCAAAACCACCTCTTGGACCGACGTTCTGTCGGAGGCGGCGCCACTCCTCGTTCTGACAATGATGACTCGGCTGCGCTGGACACGATGCGCGAGGTGTATTCGTCGCTATAGGGACCGTCAAGGCAACGAGGCCGAAGAAACGAGCCTTGGCGCAAGTTGATAAAGCATCAAGTAGACGACGATGCCGGTCACCGACACGTACGCCCAAATGGGAAACGTGATGCGAGCGAGCGTGCGATGCGTTTCGAATCGTCCTTTGCGCGCGTAATGAAGCGTCGCGATCGACAACGGCAACGCGGCGGTCGCCAGAAGCGTGTGCGATGCGAGAACGACGAGATAGATGACGCGGACAAACCCGAGCTCGGGGAAGCGATGGGTTCCCGTCAGGGTGAAGCGAAGAACGTAACTGACGAGAAAAACCGCCGACGCGATGAAGGCGCCTTGCATGCGAAAGCGGTGCTTTTCGATCCGTTTGGAGCGAATCGCAAACCAACCGGCAAAGAGCAGCGTGGCGCTCGTGGCGTTGAGCAGCGCGTTGACCGGAGCGAGCACGTTGCCCACGTCAGAGGCATTCATTCGGCTCCGCTTGTAGCACTCGCAATCGGCTGATGCTCACGCGCCAACGACGAGCGCCACTTGAATGAGCATCAGATAGAGGATGGAAACAGCGAAGAGGCCACGTGCCCAGCGCACGTCACCCGACGAGCGCAAACCCATCACGCCATACGCGAGGAAACCGACACCGAAAACGAGTGCCGCCACGAAGTAGACAGGCCCTGCAACACCAAGCGGAACGACGAGCAACGACACGGCAAGAAGCGCAACGAGGTAACCAACGATGTGCCGACGCGTCAGAGCTTCACCTCGTTCGGCCGGAAGAACCTTGAGGCCCGCGCGTTGATAGTCGCCACTGCGAAACAGCGCGATCGCAAGGAAATGGGGCACTTGCCACAGGAACAGAATCAGAAAGAGGACAGCGCCCGGAGCATCGATGCGATCGGTCACCGTGGTCCATCCGAGCAGCGGCGGAATTGCGCCCGGAACAGCTCCGATGAGCAGCGCCGCCGTCGTTTTGCGCTTGAGCGGCGTGTAGACCAGAACG is part of the Polyangiaceae bacterium genome and harbors:
- a CDS encoding DUF420 domain-containing protein; translation: MNASDVGNVLAPVNALLNATSATLLFAGWFAIRSKRIEKHRFRMQGAFIASAVFLVSYVLRFTLTGTHRFPELGFVRVIYLVVLASHTLLATAALPLSIATLHYARKGRFETHRTLARITFPIWAYVSVTGIVVYLMLYQLAPRLVSSASLP
- a CDS encoding SCO family protein produces the protein MVSSAAESSLSERGVAPPPTERRSKRWFWIAAALVFLALFSARVLLARRLSALPTLVELPAYSLTNQQGQQFGAANLRGKTYIADFVFTSCPSVCPRLTKRMVEVQERTRDLGDTLRLVTFTVDPETDTPDVLRAYAQKYGADTSRWDFLTGQLGDVEPVIVKGFKMMMGKKTETTPGMIEIVHGERFVLVDDKGFIRGFYEATDEGIEKIVRDARSLVSD
- the cyoE gene encoding protoheme IX farnesyltransferase, with the protein product MTVPVEPIIEVPLNTDDFRHRSQGGSFGSIVSDLVALTKPRITMIVVATMLGGVTVANRYARSIGLPEVGAGTIILSLLGTVLVVSGANALNMYLERDTDGLMERTKKRPLPAKRLSPNLALWFGIAISLISLLILGFAVNWTTTLLGAFALFSYVLVYTPLKRKTTAALLIGAVPGAIPPLLGWTTVTDRIDAPGAVLFLILFLWQVPHFLAIALFRSGDYQRAGLKVLPAERGEALTRRHIVGYLVALLAVSLLVVPLGVAGPVYFVAALVFGVGFLAYGVMGLRSSGDVRWARGLFAVSILYLMLIQVALVVGA